A window of the Gammaproteobacteria bacterium genome harbors these coding sequences:
- a CDS encoding SulP family inorganic anion transporter → MKLTLTQLFPFLSWTPQVSKRTLSNDLMAGLTGAIIVLPQGVAYAFIAGLPPEYGLYTAIITPIIAALYGSSLHLISGPTAAISIVVINVATTITELGGGPTPSHYIATVLAITLLAGLIQLAMGLLRLGTVINFISHTVVFGFTAGAAILILSGQLKHLFGVDIAAGLSFVAGLNQLAAQLGHINPYSLAIGLLTLFTAIAVRRCNRKWPHLLIGMLVGSIACWLVDGASEGVALVGALSGTLPPFAVPMLTPDTIASLFSGAVAVALLGLIEAASIARAIAVRSQQQIDGNQEFIGQGLSNIVGSFFSCYAGSGSFTRSGANYDAGARTPLSAIFAALILAAIMVLVPNVTHYLPLPAMAGAILLIAWNLIDFYHIKQIIVANKAEAIIFSATFLATLFMALEWAIYVGIAISLLFYLARTAKPSITDVAPIQHLDKRPLKNIENYQLAQCPQVKCISIDGSLFFGAIAHTQQQLRLLTADNEASIVVVIGKGINFIDVSGAQMLVQEINRIEQQGGQLIFSSFKDQVIDELDKQGYLKKIGRQRFYSSPQPAIRWAINQLNPQHCQHCSTRIFHDCPSVPQLNMQQRESRDITA, encoded by the coding sequence ATGAAACTGACCTTAACGCAACTTTTTCCATTTTTAAGCTGGACACCACAGGTCAGTAAACGCACCTTATCTAATGATTTAATGGCAGGGTTAACCGGCGCTATTATTGTATTACCGCAAGGCGTTGCTTATGCCTTTATTGCTGGCTTACCACCAGAATATGGGCTCTATACCGCGATTATTACCCCAATTATAGCAGCGCTATACGGCTCGTCATTGCACCTTATTTCAGGGCCAACGGCAGCGATTTCTATTGTGGTGATTAATGTCGCCACCACCATTACTGAGTTAGGAGGGGGCCCAACACCCAGTCATTATATTGCCACGGTGCTGGCCATCACCTTGCTTGCGGGTCTTATTCAATTGGCAATGGGCTTATTACGGTTAGGCACTGTGATTAATTTTATTTCTCATACCGTGGTGTTCGGCTTTACTGCTGGCGCCGCCATCTTGATTTTATCAGGTCAACTTAAACACTTATTTGGCGTCGATATTGCTGCAGGTTTATCATTTGTTGCAGGCCTTAATCAACTTGCCGCGCAACTTGGCCACATTAATCCGTATTCATTAGCCATTGGTTTGCTCACCTTGTTTACCGCCATCGCGGTGCGCCGCTGTAATCGAAAGTGGCCACATTTACTGATTGGCATGCTCGTTGGCAGTATCGCTTGTTGGTTAGTTGATGGCGCAAGTGAGGGCGTAGCTCTTGTTGGCGCTTTATCTGGCACCCTGCCTCCTTTTGCTGTGCCGATGCTAACGCCAGACACCATCGCCTCTTTATTTTCAGGCGCTGTTGCAGTGGCCTTACTTGGCTTAATTGAGGCTGCGTCGATAGCCCGTGCAATAGCGGTGCGCTCACAGCAGCAGATCGATGGCAACCAAGAATTTATCGGCCAAGGTTTGTCTAATATTGTTGGCAGTTTTTTCTCTTGTTATGCTGGTTCTGGTTCATTTACTCGCTCTGGAGCCAATTATGATGCTGGTGCAAGAACGCCGTTGTCAGCTATTTTCGCGGCGTTAATATTGGCGGCGATCATGGTCTTGGTGCCTAATGTAACCCATTACTTACCCTTACCAGCTATGGCTGGTGCTATCTTGTTAATCGCTTGGAATTTGATAGATTTTTATCACATTAAACAAATTATTGTCGCCAACAAAGCCGAGGCTATTATTTTTAGCGCGACATTTTTAGCGACGTTATTTATGGCATTAGAATGGGCCATTTATGTCGGCATTGCGATCTCGTTACTGTTTTATTTGGCACGAACCGCAAAACCCAGCATTACTGACGTTGCGCCTATTCAGCACCTTGATAAGCGCCCATTGAAGAATATTGAGAACTATCAATTAGCTCAATGCCCGCAGGTAAAATGCATCAGCATTGATGGTTCGTTGTTTTTTGGCGCCATTGCTCATACTCAACAGCAATTACGCCTATTAACCGCTGATAACGAGGCAAGTATTGTTGTGGTTATCGGCAAAGGCATTAACTTTATTGATGTATCCGGCGCGCAAATGCTGGTTCAGGAAATAAATCGGATTGAGCAACAAGGCGGCCAGTTAATTTTTAGCTCTTTTAAAGATCAGGTTATTGATGAACTAGACAAGCAAGGCTATTTAAAGAAGATAGGACGCCAGCGATTTTATTCATCGCCTCAACCTGCTATTCGCTGGGCGATTAACCAATTAAACCCACAGCACTGTCAGCATTGCAGCACCAGAATATTTCATGATTGCCCCAGCGTACCCCAACTCAACATGCAACAAAGAGAAAGTCGGGACATTACCGCCTGA